A genome region from Desulfurobacterium atlanticum includes the following:
- a CDS encoding EAL domain-containing protein, which translates to MKLNRFLESYEIRESCFETIKPLQEIITKREIISIGRELKEYIDRRFPEYRKLLKNSQISKGLFAETIYDFYKSLFSRETLILMVNSILKLHEKRGINIVDFLEVYSLFVEKLLTLLFCRLDKKDKQIYKTASKLLFAIGEYILNIRKEELKLIERDPITGVFPRYKITSFFEKYREEKDHYGFIVDIRNFGNINTVLGYEAGDSILVFVSNLLKENLGQNSGENVFRLQGDQFFVFVKGKNSDSIKAQLESVVDYAKKHSPTVHFQGKSRKVQIPLICVGAKLEESCEYSCFMWTLENALKEYKKLKKTGVYLLDEKVKNQCFIQRENIKQVIEAIEEKRITFALQKIFDISEKQIFGYEALARLINKHGDIVSASVFFNNLNAYSLDEEIDMIVIDKVFHFKSRAGIKENISVNVSNTLLEGNLNFLITTADKYNINPKEIVIELTERQNLSLISNLEEKIEYLKEAGFKIFIDDFGVDYANFHLLEKIKVDGVKIDGKFIRDININPIDREFVSFVLSIARTLNIHVVAEYVENREILKTLEELSSDQKVKVLGQGYLFGKPEVKT; encoded by the coding sequence TTGAAACTTAATAGATTTCTTGAGAGTTATGAAATAAGAGAATCCTGTTTTGAAACTATTAAACCTTTACAGGAGATAATAACAAAACGAGAGATTATCTCCATAGGACGAGAGCTTAAAGAGTATATTGACAGAAGATTTCCTGAATACAGAAAGCTTTTAAAGAACTCTCAAATTTCAAAAGGACTGTTCGCAGAAACAATATACGACTTCTACAAAAGTTTGTTTAGCAGAGAAACCCTCATATTAATGGTTAACTCCATTTTAAAACTTCACGAGAAAAGAGGTATTAACATAGTTGATTTTCTTGAAGTTTATTCTCTGTTTGTGGAGAAATTACTGACACTTCTATTCTGTAGGCTGGATAAAAAAGATAAGCAAATATATAAAACAGCATCAAAACTGCTCTTTGCAATAGGTGAATACATTTTAAATATAAGGAAAGAAGAACTTAAATTAATAGAAAGAGACCCTATAACAGGTGTATTTCCAAGGTATAAAATAACAAGCTTTTTTGAAAAGTACAGAGAAGAAAAAGACCACTATGGATTTATTGTTGATATAAGAAATTTTGGCAATATAAACACTGTCCTTGGATATGAAGCAGGAGACAGTATCCTTGTTTTTGTTTCCAACCTTCTTAAGGAAAATTTGGGGCAAAACAGTGGAGAAAATGTTTTCAGGCTACAGGGAGACCAGTTTTTTGTCTTTGTAAAAGGAAAAAATAGTGATAGCATAAAAGCTCAACTTGAAAGTGTTGTGGATTATGCAAAAAAACACTCTCCAACAGTCCATTTCCAGGGCAAATCCCGCAAAGTGCAGATTCCACTTATATGCGTGGGAGCAAAACTGGAGGAATCCTGTGAATATTCATGCTTTATGTGGACTCTTGAAAACGCTTTAAAAGAGTATAAAAAATTAAAAAAAACAGGGGTTTACCTTCTTGATGAAAAAGTTAAGAACCAGTGCTTTATTCAAAGAGAAAACATAAAACAGGTAATTGAAGCGATTGAGGAAAAAAGAATAACCTTTGCACTTCAAAAAATCTTTGATATTTCAGAAAAGCAGATTTTTGGCTACGAGGCTCTTGCAAGATTGATAAATAAGCACGGCGACATAGTTTCAGCTTCTGTATTTTTTAACAATTTAAATGCCTATTCCCTTGATGAAGAGATAGATATGATTGTGATTGACAAAGTTTTTCACTTTAAAAGTAGAGCAGGTATAAAAGAGAATATATCTGTTAATGTTTCAAATACCCTTCTTGAAGGAAACTTAAATTTCCTGATTACCACTGCAGATAAATACAACATCAATCCGAAAGAAATTGTCATAGAATTAACAGAAAGACAGAACCTTTCGTTAATTTCAAACCTTGAAGAAAAAATAGAATACCTGAAAGAAGCCGGATTTAAAATATTTATTGATGATTTTGGAGTTGACTATGCTAATTTTCATCTACTTGAAAAAATAAAAGTTGACGGTGTTAAAATAGATGGGAAGTTTATTAGAGATATAAATATAAATCCAATTGATAGAGAATTTGTGTCTTTTGTCCTTTCCATAGCCAGAACTCTAAATATCCATGTTGTAGCAGAATATGTTGAAAACCGTGAAATCTTAAAAACACTTGAAGAGCTTTCATCAGACCAAAAAGTGAAAGTTTTAGGACAGGGATATCTGTTTGGCAAACCAGAGGTCAAAACCTAA
- the uvrA gene encoding excinuclease ABC subunit UvrA, which yields MKDKIIIKGARQHNLKNIDLEIPKNKLVVITGLSGSGKSSLAFDTLYAEGQRRYVESLSSYARQFLQLMEKPDVDFIEGLSPAISIEQKTVSKNPRSTVGTTTEIHDYLRLLFARAGTPYCPNCDIPIQPQTIQEIVDRILKFEGKRILILSPVVREQKGEHKKLIERLEKQGFRRVRIDGKIYTIDEARELKLEKRVKHSIDVIVDRIKVKSSDKTRIADSVEIAVNLSEGLVVVLDYDTGNEETFSTKGACPECGFSFKEISPRLFSFNSPIGACTTCGGIGFKLKIDPDLLIDWDKPAIMAFNIAENSKFEYIKDMVATACEYLDIPIIKPIGELSEEELDFILFAEKGLVRVINTIGWSRGKYKPYYFEGIIKHLERRYAETESETVREYIEEYMREVPCDTCKGARLNREALSIKIEGLNIAEIEKMSIAEAFKFFENLNFEGKRKIIAERVLKEIKNRLKFLLDVGLDYLTLDRRTGTLSGGESQRIRLATQIGSKLTGVLYVLDEPSIGLHQRDNQRLINTLKELRDIGNTVIVVEHDTETIENADFIVDMGPGAGIHGGEVVATGTAEEIKINENSITGKYLSGKLKIPVPEKRRTPQGKALKVIGAKEHNLKNITVEFPLGLFICVTGVSGSGKSTLVNDILYRALSKEIYKSKTIPGKYEKIEGLEHIDKVINVDQSPIGRTPRSNPATYIGVFDLIRELFAATPEARARGYKKGRFSFNVPGGRCEACRGDGVIKVEMHFLPDVYVTCDVCGGKRYNRETLEITYKGKNIHDILEMSVEEALEFFKHHEKIVRKLKTLYDVGLSYIKLGQPATTLSGGEAQRIKLAKELSKRATGKTVYILDEPTTGLHIHDVKKLIEVLQKLVDMGNTVIVIEHNLDFIKCADYIIDLGPEGGDKGGKVVATGTPEEVAKMDTWTGRYLKKFLL from the coding sequence ATGAAAGATAAAATCATTATAAAAGGTGCAAGGCAGCACAATTTAAAAAATATTGATCTTGAAATTCCGAAAAATAAACTTGTTGTAATCACCGGGCTTTCAGGTTCAGGGAAATCCTCCCTTGCCTTTGATACCCTTTATGCTGAAGGACAGAGAAGATATGTTGAATCTCTCTCTTCTTACGCAAGGCAGTTTCTTCAACTTATGGAAAAGCCAGATGTTGACTTTATAGAAGGATTATCTCCGGCAATCTCCATAGAGCAGAAAACAGTATCAAAAAACCCCCGTTCAACAGTGGGAACAACAACAGAGATACACGACTATTTAAGACTTCTTTTTGCAAGAGCTGGAACTCCATACTGTCCGAACTGTGATATTCCCATTCAACCACAAACTATTCAGGAGATAGTTGACAGAATATTAAAATTTGAAGGTAAAAGAATCCTGATTCTCTCTCCGGTAGTAAGAGAACAGAAAGGAGAACACAAAAAACTTATAGAGAGACTTGAAAAGCAGGGATTTAGAAGAGTCAGAATAGACGGAAAAATATACACTATAGATGAAGCAAGAGAACTAAAACTTGAAAAGAGGGTGAAACACTCCATAGATGTTATTGTTGACAGAATTAAAGTAAAATCCTCTGATAAAACAAGAATAGCAGACTCTGTGGAGATAGCTGTTAACCTTTCTGAAGGCCTTGTAGTTGTTTTAGACTATGACACAGGAAATGAGGAAACCTTCAGCACAAAAGGTGCGTGTCCTGAATGTGGATTCAGTTTCAAAGAAATTTCTCCAAGACTTTTCTCCTTCAACAGCCCGATAGGTGCATGCACCACCTGCGGAGGTATAGGTTTCAAACTTAAAATAGACCCTGACCTTCTCATAGACTGGGATAAACCGGCAATAATGGCTTTTAATATAGCGGAAAACAGTAAATTTGAATACATAAAAGACATGGTAGCAACTGCCTGTGAATATCTTGATATTCCGATTATAAAACCTATAGGAGAGCTCAGTGAAGAAGAGCTTGATTTTATTCTCTTTGCGGAAAAAGGTCTTGTAAGGGTAATAAATACGATAGGCTGGAGCAGGGGGAAATATAAACCTTACTACTTTGAAGGGATTATAAAACATCTTGAGAGAAGATATGCAGAAACCGAATCGGAAACGGTAAGAGAGTATATAGAAGAATATATGAGAGAAGTTCCCTGTGATACATGTAAAGGAGCCCGTTTAAACAGAGAAGCTCTTTCTATAAAAATAGAAGGACTAAACATAGCTGAAATTGAGAAGATGAGCATAGCAGAGGCGTTTAAATTTTTTGAAAATTTAAACTTTGAAGGTAAAAGAAAGATTATTGCTGAAAGAGTTTTAAAAGAGATAAAAAACCGTCTTAAATTTCTACTTGATGTAGGGCTTGATTACCTTACACTTGACAGAAGAACAGGAACATTATCCGGCGGTGAATCTCAGAGAATAAGGCTTGCAACTCAGATAGGTTCAAAGCTTACCGGCGTATTGTATGTCCTTGATGAACCAAGCATAGGACTGCATCAGAGGGATAATCAAAGACTTATAAACACTTTAAAAGAGCTCAGGGACATAGGAAACACAGTAATAGTTGTTGAACACGATACAGAGACGATAGAAAATGCAGATTTTATAGTTGATATGGGACCGGGAGCCGGAATCCACGGTGGCGAAGTTGTTGCCACAGGCACGGCTGAAGAGATAAAAATCAATGAAAACTCAATAACAGGAAAGTATCTTTCCGGGAAACTTAAAATTCCTGTTCCTGAGAAAAGGAGAACACCGCAAGGAAAGGCACTAAAAGTGATAGGAGCAAAAGAACACAATTTAAAAAACATTACTGTGGAATTTCCCCTTGGACTTTTTATATGTGTAACAGGTGTTTCAGGTTCTGGAAAATCAACTCTTGTCAATGATATTCTTTATAGAGCTCTGTCCAAAGAGATCTACAAAAGCAAAACTATTCCGGGAAAATATGAAAAAATAGAAGGACTTGAACACATAGATAAGGTTATAAATGTTGACCAATCACCGATAGGTAGAACACCACGCTCAAACCCGGCAACTTACATCGGCGTTTTTGACCTTATTAGAGAACTTTTTGCTGCTACTCCTGAAGCTCGGGCAAGGGGTTATAAAAAGGGAAGATTTTCCTTTAATGTTCCGGGAGGAAGGTGTGAAGCCTGCAGAGGAGACGGAGTAATAAAGGTTGAAATGCACTTTCTTCCTGATGTTTACGTAACCTGTGATGTTTGTGGTGGAAAGAGATACAACAGAGAAACCCTTGAGATAACATATAAGGGAAAAAATATTCACGATATTCTGGAAATGAGCGTTGAAGAAGCCCTTGAATTTTTCAAACATCATGAAAAAATAGTAAGAAAACTTAAAACCCTATACGATGTTGGACTCTCCTATATCAAACTGGGACAGCCTGCCACAACCCTTTCAGGAGGAGAAGCCCAGAGAATTAAACTTGCTAAAGAACTTTCAAAAAGGGCAACAGGCAAAACTGTCTATATCCTTGATGAACCAACCACCGGACTGCATATCCACGATGTTAAAAAACTTATAGAGGTTCTTCAAAAATTGGTTGATATGGGAAACACAGTAATTGTTATAGAACATAATCTTGACTTCATAAAATGTGCCGATTACATAATTGACCTTGGACCTGAAGGGGGAGATAAAGGGGGAAAAGTTGTTGCCACCGGAACACCTGAAGAAGTGGCAAAAATGGATACCTGGACAGGTAGATACTTGAAAAAATTTTTGTTATAG
- the ilvC gene encoding ketol-acid reductoisomerase, producing MAKVYYEQDASLAPLEGKTVAILGYGSQGHAHALNLRDSGINVVIGLRPGNSAEKAKADGFEVLSPAEAAAKADVIMFLLPDPIQKKVYEEAVKPNLKPGMALAFAHGFNIHFNQIVPPSDVDVFMVAPKGPGHLVRWTYQEGAGVPALVAVHQDATGKALEVALAYAKGIGATRAGVIETTFKEETETDLFGEQAVLCGGTAALVKAGFETLVEAGYQPEVAYFECLHELKLIVDLMYQHGLAGMRYSISTTAEYGDYTRGPRVVTEETKKAMKKILEEIQKGEFAKEFVLEDQANYPVLNAYRRIEAEHPIEKVGKKLREMMPFLKTQKKDLK from the coding sequence ATGGCAAAAGTATATTACGAGCAGGATGCTTCTCTTGCACCGCTTGAAGGAAAAACTGTAGCTATTTTAGGTTACGGAAGTCAGGGACATGCTCACGCCCTTAACCTTAGAGATAGTGGAATTAATGTTGTAATCGGTTTAAGGCCTGGAAACTCAGCAGAAAAAGCAAAGGCAGACGGATTTGAAGTTCTATCTCCAGCAGAAGCTGCTGCAAAAGCGGACGTGATAATGTTTCTCCTTCCAGACCCTATCCAGAAAAAAGTATATGAAGAGGCAGTAAAGCCAAATCTGAAACCGGGAATGGCACTTGCTTTTGCCCACGGGTTTAATATCCACTTTAATCAGATTGTTCCTCCGTCTGATGTTGATGTTTTCATGGTAGCTCCAAAGGGACCGGGACATCTTGTTAGGTGGACATATCAGGAAGGAGCAGGCGTTCCGGCACTTGTTGCTGTTCATCAGGATGCAACAGGAAAAGCACTTGAAGTTGCCCTTGCTTACGCAAAAGGAATAGGTGCAACAAGAGCCGGTGTTATTGAAACAACATTTAAAGAAGAAACAGAAACCGACCTTTTTGGCGAACAGGCGGTTCTTTGCGGTGGAACAGCAGCACTTGTAAAAGCCGGATTTGAAACACTTGTAGAAGCAGGTTATCAGCCAGAAGTTGCATATTTTGAGTGTCTCCATGAGCTTAAACTTATAGTTGACCTTATGTATCAGCACGGTCTTGCAGGAATGAGATACTCAATCTCAACAACTGCAGAGTATGGTGACTACACAAGAGGCCCGAGAGTTGTAACAGAAGAAACAAAGAAAGCGATGAAAAAGATTCTTGAAGAGATACAGAAGGGAGAATTTGCAAAAGAATTTGTTCTTGAAGACCAGGCAAACTATCCTGTTTTAAACGCTTACAGAAGAATAGAGGCTGAACATCCGATTGAAAAGGTTGGAAAGAAATTAAGAGAGATGATGCCATTCCTTAAAACCCAGAAAAAAGATTTAAAATAA